TGGACACAAGCGATGAGTGGATTTCAAGTCGGACAGGAATTAAACAGAGACATATCTCAAAAACAGAGTCTACAAGTGATTTGGCGACAGAAGTAGCTAAGAGCTTGTTGGCTAAAGGGAGCTTAACAGCGGATCAGATTGATTTTATCATTGTAGCGACGATTACTCCAGACTCGATGATGCCTTCCACGGCAGCTCGAGTTCAGGCAAATATCGGAGCGCATAGAGCTTTCGCCTTTGATCTGACAGCAGCTTGTAGTGGCTTTGTATTCGCTCTCTCAACTGCAGAAAAGTTTTTAAGTTCTGGACAGTTCAAAAAAGGGATTGTTATCGGGGCTGAGACCTTATCCAAGGCAGTTGATTGGTCAGATCGTTCGACAGCTGTTCTCTTTGGGGATGGTGCTGGTGGGGTTCTCTTGGAAGCGAGCGAAACACGTCACTTCCTTGTGGAAAGTCTCTATACGGATGGCTCTCGGAGCGAGTGTTTGACCTATGGTCAAACGGCTTTGGC
Above is a window of Streptococcus oralis subsp. dentisani DNA encoding:
- a CDS encoding beta-ketoacyl-ACP synthase III translates to MAFAKISQVAHYVPEQVVTNHDLAQIMDTSDEWISSRTGIKQRHISKTESTSDLATEVAKSLLAKGSLTADQIDFIIVATITPDSMMPSTAARVQANIGAHRAFAFDLTAACSGFVFALSTAEKFLSSGQFKKGIVIGAETLSKAVDWSDRSTAVLFGDGAGGVLLEASETRHFLVESLYTDGSRSECLTYGQTALASPFSYQEAVPAFLKMDGRAVFDFANRDVARSIKETIENGPIAASELDYLLLHQANIRILDKMAKKIGVDRDKLPANMMEYGNTSAASIPILLSECVENGMIRLDGSQTILLSGFGGGLTWGTLILTI